A genome region from Arthrobacter agilis includes the following:
- the ileS gene encoding isoleucine--tRNA ligase, giving the protein MRTMPQIYPKAVSPDDAGTPSSGTGASPSFPELEQRVLRYWEKDGTFQASIDNRDAGVDGSNEFVFYDGPPFANGLPHYGHLLTGYAKDLVGRYQTQRGHRVERRFGWDTHGLPAELEAMKQLGMTDKQQILAMGIDKFNEASRASVMKYAGEWRDYVTRQARWVDFDNDYKTLNPEYMESVLWAFKTLHEKGLTYNGYRVLPYCWNDETPLSNHELRMDEDVYQDRQDQTVTVTFPLLAGATELSKELAGVRALAWTTTPWTLPTNAALAVGPDITYVVVEGEHDGQAARYLLAEDLLGNYAKDLGFADAAAARDAVTSRHVGTELEGLTYEPLWDYLADPEEGGYRNAFRILVADYVTTTDGTGLVHQAPAYGEEDQKVCEDAGIQVILSVDEGAKFLPLFGKGPLAEVVGLQVFEANRHITRVLKSEGRLVRQSSYVHSYPHCWRCRNPLIYRAVSSWYVEVTKIRDRMVELNQDITWIPGNVKDGQFGKWLSNARDWSISRNRFWGSPIPVWQSDDPEHPRTDVYGSLAELQADFGRLPLNKQGEVDLHRPFIDELTRPNPDDPTGRSTMRRVEDVLDVWFDSGSMPFGQVHYPFENEQWFDTHNPADFIVEYIGQTRGWFYMLHILSTALFDRPAFRNVISHGIVLGSDGQKMSKSLRNYPDVSEVFDRDGSDAMRWFLMASPILRGGNLVVTEQGIRDGVRQVILPLWNVWHFFSLYTNAANGGAGYEAKTVTPEAAAQLAEPIDRYILANTGNLVRDLTEALDAFTISDACESLRRYLDTLTNWYVRRSRQRFFDEDTDAFDVLYTCLEAVCRVAAPLLPLVTEEIWRGLTGGRSVHLTDWPEAASFPAAPDLVEQMDRTRQVCSVGSSLRKAANLRVRLPLRELTVVAPGAEGLTGQYASIIADELNLKDVRLVDSADAEPAEFGIAQRLVVNARAAGPRLGKNVQAVIKASKSGDWSVDDDGGVTAGGLALEPHEYTLDTVVEGNDAASKAVTVLPGGGFLVLDTEVTPELAAEGTARDAIRAIQQARRDANLDISDRIGTTIGVAPAQVAALEANAGLIRAETLTVDLRVEAVEGSGNDFTITVAKQEQQNG; this is encoded by the coding sequence ATGAGAACAATGCCGCAGATCTACCCCAAAGCAGTGTCGCCCGACGACGCCGGGACCCCTTCCTCCGGGACGGGCGCGTCCCCGAGCTTCCCGGAGCTCGAGCAGCGAGTCCTCCGCTACTGGGAGAAGGACGGCACGTTCCAGGCGTCCATCGACAACCGCGACGCCGGGGTGGACGGCTCCAACGAGTTCGTGTTCTACGACGGCCCGCCCTTCGCCAACGGCCTGCCGCACTACGGCCACCTCCTCACCGGCTACGCCAAGGACCTCGTGGGCCGCTACCAGACGCAGCGCGGACACCGCGTGGAGCGGCGCTTCGGCTGGGACACCCACGGCCTGCCCGCCGAGCTCGAGGCGATGAAGCAGCTCGGCATGACCGACAAGCAGCAGATCCTCGCCATGGGCATCGACAAGTTCAACGAGGCCTCCCGCGCCTCCGTCATGAAGTACGCGGGGGAGTGGCGCGACTACGTGACCCGCCAGGCCCGCTGGGTGGACTTCGACAACGACTACAAGACCCTCAACCCGGAGTACATGGAGTCCGTCCTCTGGGCGTTCAAGACCCTTCACGAGAAGGGCCTGACGTACAACGGGTACCGCGTGCTGCCGTACTGCTGGAACGACGAGACACCGCTGTCCAACCATGAGCTCCGCATGGACGAGGACGTCTACCAGGACCGCCAGGACCAGACCGTCACGGTGACCTTCCCCCTCCTCGCCGGCGCCACCGAGCTGTCGAAGGAACTCGCCGGCGTCCGGGCCCTCGCCTGGACCACCACGCCCTGGACCCTGCCCACCAACGCGGCGCTCGCCGTCGGGCCGGACATCACCTACGTCGTCGTCGAGGGCGAGCACGACGGCCAGGCGGCCCGCTACCTCCTCGCGGAGGATCTGCTCGGCAACTATGCCAAGGACCTCGGGTTCGCCGACGCCGCCGCCGCCCGCGACGCCGTGACCTCGCGCCACGTGGGCACCGAGCTGGAAGGGCTCACCTACGAGCCCCTGTGGGACTACCTCGCCGATCCGGAGGAGGGCGGGTACCGCAACGCCTTCCGCATCCTCGTGGCCGACTACGTCACGACGACGGACGGCACCGGGCTCGTGCACCAGGCGCCCGCGTACGGCGAGGAGGACCAGAAGGTCTGCGAGGACGCCGGCATCCAGGTGATCCTCTCCGTCGACGAGGGCGCGAAGTTCCTGCCGCTGTTCGGCAAGGGCCCGCTCGCGGAGGTCGTCGGCCTGCAGGTCTTCGAGGCGAACCGGCACATCACGCGCGTCCTGAAGTCCGAGGGGCGCCTGGTGCGCCAGTCCAGCTACGTCCACAGCTACCCGCACTGCTGGCGGTGCCGGAACCCGCTCATCTACCGGGCCGTGTCGTCCTGGTACGTCGAGGTCACCAAGATCCGCGACCGCATGGTGGAGCTGAACCAGGACATCACCTGGATCCCCGGCAACGTCAAGGACGGCCAGTTCGGCAAGTGGCTCTCCAATGCACGCGACTGGTCCATCAGCCGCAACCGCTTCTGGGGCAGCCCCATCCCGGTCTGGCAGTCCGACGACCCGGAACACCCCCGCACGGACGTGTACGGCTCACTCGCCGAGCTGCAGGCCGACTTCGGCAGGCTCCCGCTGAACAAGCAGGGCGAGGTGGACCTCCACCGCCCCTTCATCGACGAGCTGACGCGCCCCAACCCGGACGATCCGACCGGTCGGTCGACCATGCGGCGCGTCGAGGACGTGCTGGACGTCTGGTTCGACTCCGGGTCGATGCCCTTCGGCCAGGTGCACTACCCGTTCGAGAACGAGCAGTGGTTCGACACGCACAACCCGGCGGACTTCATCGTCGAGTACATCGGGCAGACGCGCGGCTGGTTCTACATGCTGCACATCCTGTCCACCGCGTTGTTCGACCGCCCCGCGTTCCGCAACGTCATCAGCCATGGGATCGTGCTCGGTTCGGACGGGCAGAAGATGTCCAAGAGCCTCCGCAACTACCCGGACGTCTCCGAGGTGTTCGACCGCGACGGCTCCGACGCGATGCGCTGGTTCCTCATGGCCTCCCCGATCCTCCGGGGCGGCAACCTCGTGGTCACCGAGCAGGGCATCCGCGACGGCGTCCGCCAGGTGATCCTGCCGCTGTGGAACGTCTGGCACTTCTTCAGCCTCTACACCAACGCCGCGAACGGCGGAGCGGGCTACGAGGCGAAGACCGTCACCCCGGAGGCTGCCGCGCAGCTCGCGGAGCCGATCGACCGCTACATCCTCGCGAACACCGGCAACCTCGTGAGGGACCTCACCGAGGCGCTCGACGCGTTCACGATCAGCGACGCGTGCGAGTCGCTGCGACGCTACCTCGACACGCTCACCAACTGGTACGTCCGCCGGAGCCGCCAGCGGTTCTTCGACGAGGACACCGACGCCTTCGACGTCCTGTACACGTGCTTGGAGGCGGTGTGCCGGGTGGCGGCACCGCTGCTGCCGCTCGTCACCGAGGAGATCTGGCGCGGCCTCACCGGCGGCCGGTCCGTGCACCTCACCGACTGGCCCGAGGCGGCGTCGTTCCCCGCCGCTCCCGACCTCGTGGAGCAGATGGACCGGACCCGCCAGGTCTGCTCCGTCGGATCGAGCCTCCGCAAGGCGGCCAACCTCCGCGTGCGGCTGCCGCTGCGGGAGCTGACCGTCGTCGCGCCCGGCGCCGAAGGCCTCACCGGGCAGTACGCCTCGATCATCGCCGATGAACTGAACCTCAAGGACGTGCGCCTGGTCGACTCCGCGGACGCCGAGCCGGCCGAGTTCGGCATCGCGCAGCGCCTCGTCGTCAACGCCAGGGCGGCCGGCCCCCGCCTCGGCAAGAACGTCCAGGCCGTCATCAAGGCCTCGAAGTCGGGGGACTGGTCCGTGGACGACGACGGCGGTGTCACCGCCGGGGGACTCGCCCTCGAGCCGCACGAGTACACGCTCGACACCGTGGTGGAGGGCAACGACGCCGCGTCGAAGGCCGTGACGGTCCTGCCGGGTGGCGGCTTCCTCGTCCTCGACACCGAGGTGACCCCTGAACTGGCCGCCGAAGGGACGGCGCGGGACGCCATCCGGGC